The Xenorhabdus doucetiae genome has a window encoding:
- the ftsX gene encoding permease-like cell division protein FtsX — MVKHVRHLAKKGYSPKSKSRSLKGGWRVQQRYAWKSTLSDMFRQPLATLLTMMVVAISLTLPSVFYIVWKNVDQAVMQWYPIPQLTVYLDKSLNDKSVKQVIDQLQGMDGVKSVNYLSREDAVNEFRAWSGFASALDLLEENPLPAVAIVSPQLNFQSNQTLTTLRDQVAQIKGIEDVRMDDSWFARLTALTVLVGRIAAVIGILMVVALLLVIGNSVRLSIFSRRETINVMKLIGATDGFILRPFLNGGALLGVLGAIFSLILSSLLVWKLSDVVTEVASVFGTSFKLHGLGWDESLLLVLISGMIGWIAAWFATIQHLRRFRPE, encoded by the coding sequence ATGGTTAAGCATGTCCGTCATTTAGCGAAAAAAGGCTATTCGCCAAAATCCAAGTCCAGGTCATTGAAAGGGGGATGGCGCGTACAGCAGCGTTATGCGTGGAAAAGTACGCTGTCTGATATGTTCCGCCAGCCATTGGCGACGCTGTTGACCATGATGGTGGTTGCCATTTCCCTGACCTTACCGAGTGTGTTTTATATCGTTTGGAAAAACGTCGATCAAGCTGTGATGCAGTGGTATCCCATCCCGCAACTCACGGTCTATTTGGATAAGTCACTGAATGACAAGAGTGTCAAACAGGTCATTGATCAGTTGCAAGGCATGGACGGCGTGAAATCGGTGAATTATCTTTCCCGTGAAGATGCGGTAAACGAATTCCGGGCATGGTCGGGTTTTGCCAGTGCCCTGGATTTGCTGGAGGAGAACCCGTTGCCGGCGGTCGCCATCGTCTCGCCTCAATTGAATTTCCAAAGCAATCAGACACTCACGACATTGCGCGATCAGGTTGCGCAGATTAAAGGCATTGAAGACGTCAGGATGGATGATAGCTGGTTTGCCCGCCTGACCGCGCTGACCGTCCTTGTCGGCAGAATTGCGGCCGTGATAGGTATTTTGATGGTGGTTGCGCTACTCTTGGTCATTGGTAACAGCGTCCGGCTGAGTATCTTTAGCCGCCGTGAGACGATTAATGTCATGAAGCTGATTGGGGCAACGGATGGTTTTATTCTGCGTCCTTTCCTGAATGGCGGTGCCTTACTGGGCGTACTGGGCGCCATATTTTCCCTGATCCTCTCCTCTCTGCTGGTGTGGAAACTTTCCGATGTGGTCACGGAAGTCGCGAGTGTTTTTGGCACCAGTTTTAAGCTGCATGGCTTGGGATGGGATGAATCACTCTTATTAGTCCTTATTTCAGGTATGATTGGTTGGATTGCAGCATGGTTTGCGACAATTCAGCATTTGCGTCGTTTCAGGCCGGAATAG
- the ftsE gene encoding cell division ATP-binding protein FtsE, whose amino-acid sequence MIRFEQVSKAYLGGRQALQGVEFHLLPGEMAFLTGHSGAGKSTLLKLICGIERPSAGHIWFSGHDISRLKSREIPFLRRQIGMIFQDHHLLLDRTVYENVAMPLIISGASAEDIRRRVSAALDKVGLLDKAKNFPIQLSGGEQQRVGIARAVVNKPTVLLADEPTGNLDGALSEGIIRLFEEFNRVGVTVLMATHDTALIERRNYRILTLNQGRMQGGHHG is encoded by the coding sequence ATGATTCGCTTTGAACAGGTCAGTAAAGCCTATCTGGGAGGGCGGCAGGCGCTGCAAGGGGTGGAGTTTCATCTCCTTCCAGGGGAAATGGCATTTTTAACCGGTCATTCAGGGGCGGGTAAAAGTACACTTTTGAAACTTATCTGTGGCATCGAACGCCCCAGTGCCGGCCATATTTGGTTTTCTGGTCATGACATCAGCCGACTAAAATCCCGCGAGATCCCCTTTCTGCGCCGTCAGATCGGCATGATTTTTCAGGATCACCACCTGCTTTTGGATCGCACGGTATACGAGAACGTCGCCATGCCGCTGATCATCTCAGGAGCCAGTGCTGAGGATATTCGTCGGCGGGTATCTGCGGCATTGGATAAGGTCGGCTTGCTGGACAAAGCGAAAAATTTCCCCATTCAACTTTCTGGCGGAGAGCAACAACGTGTTGGTATTGCCCGCGCGGTGGTGAACAAACCCACGGTATTGCTGGCGGATGAACCAACGGGAAATTTGGATGGGGCATTATCAGAGGGGATCATCCGTCTGTTTGAAGAATTTAACCGAGTTGGCGTGACCGTTCTGATGGCGACGCATGATACCGCCCTGATTGAACGAAGAAATTACCGTATCTTGACCCTGAATCAGGGGCGCATGCAAGGAGGGCATCATGGTTAA
- the rpoH gene encoding RNA polymerase sigma factor RpoH, with product MTKEMQTLALVPQGSLEGYIRASNAYPMLSAEEERELAKRLHYQGDLDAAKKLILSHLRFVVHVARSYAGYGLPQADLIQEGNIGLMKAVRRFNPEVGVRLVSFAVHWIKAEIHEYVLRNWRIVKVATTKAQRKLFFNLRKAKQRLGWFNQDEIELVAKELGVTSKDVREMESRMSAQDMAFDMPSDDDNHDSHPVAPVLYLQDKASDFADGIEEDNWENHAADKLSVAMEGLDERSQDIIRSRWLDDDNKTTLQELADKYGVSAERVRQLEKNAMKKLRLAIEA from the coding sequence ATGACAAAAGAAATGCAAACTTTGGCATTAGTTCCACAAGGTAGTTTGGAAGGATACATCCGTGCCTCCAATGCTTACCCTATGCTTTCCGCAGAGGAAGAGAGGGAACTGGCAAAAAGGCTGCATTACCAGGGAGATCTGGATGCAGCGAAAAAGCTGATTCTTTCTCACCTGCGCTTCGTTGTTCATGTTGCCCGCAGTTATGCCGGTTATGGTCTGCCGCAAGCGGATTTGATTCAGGAAGGTAATATTGGCCTGATGAAAGCGGTTCGTCGATTTAATCCAGAAGTAGGTGTACGTTTGGTTTCTTTTGCTGTTCACTGGATTAAGGCAGAAATCCATGAGTACGTATTACGTAATTGGCGTATCGTGAAAGTCGCAACAACCAAAGCCCAGCGTAAGCTGTTCTTTAATTTGCGCAAGGCGAAACAACGTCTGGGGTGGTTCAATCAGGACGAAATTGAGCTGGTTGCCAAAGAATTAGGCGTGACCAGCAAAGACGTCCGCGAGATGGAATCGCGCATGTCAGCGCAGGATATGGCATTCGATATGCCCTCTGATGATGATAATCATGACAGCCATCCCGTGGCTCCGGTGCTGTATTTGCAAGACAAGGCGTCTGACTTTGCTGATGGCATTGAAGAAGATAACTGGGAAAACCACGCAGCGGATAAACTTTCTGTCGCGATGGAAGGGCTGGATGAGCGTAGCCAAGACATCATTCGTTCCCGTTGGTTGGATGATGATAACAAAACCACCTTGCAAGAACTGGCAGACAAATACGGTGTATCTGCGGAGCGTGTTAGACAGCTCGAAAAAAATGCAATGAAGAAATTGCGACTGGCGATTGAAGCGTAA
- a CDS encoding glycerate kinase, producing the protein MKIVIAPDSFKESLSALQVAQAIERGFKEIYPHANYLTLPMADGGEGTVESLVAATGGKRIACTVTDPLGQPVEAFFGLLGDGKTAVIEMAAASGLHLVPMAQRNPLLTTSYGTGELILAALEHGVRKLILGIGGSATNDGGAGMMQALGANLLDGDGRILPFGGAALTRLESIDLTHLEPRLGKIELTVACDVNNPLCGESGASAVFGPQKGATPEMVKLLDSALRHYGMKMESLTGKSIIDAAGAGAAGGMGASLLGCLGAKLQSGIEIVIETLKLEDAVQGADLVITGEGRLDSQTLHGKTPLGVARVAKKFAIPTIALVGSMSRDYHVVHQYGLDAVFSIIPEVCTLSDALANSADNLQVTARNIAAVWAISH; encoded by the coding sequence ATGAAAATTGTGATTGCTCCTGATTCGTTTAAGGAAAGCCTGAGCGCCCTGCAAGTCGCACAGGCGATAGAGCGGGGATTTAAAGAAATTTATCCACACGCAAACTATCTCACATTGCCTATGGCGGATGGTGGAGAAGGGACAGTCGAATCACTGGTTGCTGCCACAGGGGGAAAACGCATCGCATGTACTGTCACCGATCCCTTGGGGCAGCCGGTTGAGGCATTTTTTGGTCTGCTTGGCGATGGAAAAACCGCTGTGATTGAAATGGCCGCCGCTTCTGGCCTGCATTTGGTGCCGATGGCGCAGCGCAATCCGTTGCTAACGACGAGTTATGGAACGGGAGAGCTGATTCTGGCTGCGTTGGAACATGGCGTGCGCAAACTCATTTTAGGCATTGGGGGCAGTGCAACCAACGATGGTGGCGCAGGGATGATGCAGGCACTGGGGGCAAATTTACTGGATGGTGACGGCCGCATATTGCCATTTGGCGGCGCGGCATTGACCCGGCTGGAAAGTATCGACTTAACCCACCTTGAACCACGCCTTGGGAAGATTGAACTGACAGTAGCCTGTGATGTGAATAACCCGCTATGTGGTGAATCGGGGGCATCAGCCGTATTTGGCCCACAAAAAGGGGCAACCCCGGAAATGGTTAAGTTATTGGATTCGGCACTGCGTCATTATGGAATGAAAATGGAATCGCTCACAGGGAAAAGCATCATTGATGCCGCGGGTGCCGGCGCGGCTGGGGGGATGGGGGCTTCTTTATTGGGATGTCTGGGGGCGAAATTACAGTCAGGTATTGAGATTGTTATCGAAACCTTGAAACTGGAAGACGCTGTTCAGGGTGCCGATCTGGTCATTACAGGGGAAGGTCGTCTGGATAGCCAAACCCTGCACGGTAAAACCCCTCTTGGTGTTGCCCGTGTTGCGAAAAAGTTTGCTATTCCCACCATCGCTTTAGTTGGAAGCATGAGCCGGGATTATCATGTTGTTCATCAATATGGGCTGGATGCCGTATTTTCCATCATACCGGAAGTTTGTACCCTTTCAGATGCCCTTGCCAATAGCGCTGATAACTTACAGGTAACAGCCCGTAATATTGCCGCGGTTTGGGCGATTTCTCATTGA